From Agromyces sp. SYSU T00194, a single genomic window includes:
- a CDS encoding BTAD domain-containing putative transcriptional regulator, whose product MPQEGDAMATRITLLGRPGIHVDDAPAPGPRGSKSWAVLAYLVLAGRPVPRARLMELLFDGADDPAAALRWSLSELRRVLGTAAEVGGDPLTWKPASDTVVDLDVVLGGLWSEAVESPSFGGALLEGISLRSGPSFEVWLANERRRLADTTASILHEGAHSRLARGDTTGAIALAERLVAATPLEERAHELLVRALVAAGDEEAAMARVDACRHLFAEELGHEPSPVLFQALRPRPAAVGRSSRSDLLAAIDLGTGASWGGAYDHAIEALRRVITDDGDPELTARALYSLGFALVHGVRGSDEEAVTVLHRAFALATECGARPVAARAALELGLVETLRAHYPRMETWFADARELADGDARILAWIGVYAGIGRTDQGDYPRARATLEDAQAHARAGGDMRALAYATTMLGRMHLLRGEPAAARAELELAVDTVREIGWTSFLPCPRAMLAEAHLQEGDLDGAADAAEHSYALACQIGDPCWEGYALRSRGRLAAARGDDAAALELLTDAPRAPRRIPDTHDWVQGYALDALCGFAVSRGLPSAQGFADQLEAFAGRRGMVELLARALLHKVALGSSGAAEAAALLVPEIDNPALHRLAASVGVVVEASGALPAPAAPTPAA is encoded by the coding sequence ATGCCTCAGGAGGGGGACGCGATGGCGACGCGCATCACGCTGCTCGGGCGTCCGGGCATCCACGTCGACGACGCGCCCGCTCCCGGCCCGCGCGGCAGCAAGAGCTGGGCCGTGCTGGCCTACCTCGTGCTCGCCGGCCGCCCGGTGCCGCGCGCCCGGCTCATGGAGCTGCTCTTCGACGGGGCCGACGACCCGGCGGCGGCGCTGCGCTGGAGCCTGTCCGAGCTGCGCCGCGTGCTCGGCACGGCCGCGGAGGTCGGTGGCGACCCGCTCACCTGGAAGCCGGCGAGCGACACCGTCGTCGACCTCGACGTCGTGCTCGGCGGCCTCTGGTCGGAGGCCGTCGAGTCGCCGAGCTTCGGCGGCGCGCTCCTCGAGGGCATCTCCCTGCGTTCGGGCCCGTCGTTCGAGGTGTGGCTCGCGAACGAGCGGCGCCGCCTCGCCGACACGACCGCGTCGATCCTGCACGAGGGCGCGCACAGCCGCCTCGCGCGGGGCGACACGACCGGGGCGATCGCCCTGGCCGAGCGGCTCGTGGCCGCCACGCCGCTCGAGGAGCGCGCCCACGAACTGCTCGTGCGCGCACTGGTCGCCGCGGGCGACGAGGAGGCGGCTATGGCGCGCGTCGACGCCTGCCGGCACCTCTTCGCCGAGGAGCTCGGGCACGAGCCGTCGCCGGTGCTGTTCCAGGCGTTGCGCCCCCGCCCGGCCGCCGTCGGCCGGAGCAGCCGATCCGACCTGCTCGCGGCGATCGACCTCGGTACCGGGGCGTCCTGGGGCGGCGCGTACGACCACGCGATCGAGGCGCTGCGGCGGGTCATCACCGACGACGGCGACCCCGAGCTCACCGCCCGGGCGCTCTACTCGCTCGGGTTCGCGCTGGTGCACGGCGTGCGCGGCAGCGACGAGGAGGCCGTGACCGTGCTGCATCGCGCGTTCGCGCTGGCGACCGAGTGCGGCGCCCGGCCCGTCGCCGCCCGTGCCGCGCTCGAGCTCGGGCTCGTCGAGACGCTTCGCGCGCACTACCCGCGCATGGAGACCTGGTTCGCCGACGCACGCGAGCTCGCCGACGGCGATGCGCGCATCCTCGCCTGGATCGGCGTGTACGCCGGCATCGGCCGCACCGACCAGGGCGACTACCCACGTGCCCGCGCCACCCTCGAGGACGCGCAGGCGCACGCCCGCGCCGGCGGGGACATGCGGGCCCTGGCATACGCGACGACGATGCTCGGCCGCATGCACCTGCTGCGCGGGGAGCCGGCCGCCGCCCGCGCCGAGCTCGAGCTGGCCGTCGACACGGTGCGCGAGATCGGCTGGACCTCGTTCCTCCCCTGCCCGAGGGCGATGCTGGCCGAGGCGCACCTGCAGGAGGGCGACCTCGACGGCGCGGCCGACGCGGCCGAGCACTCCTACGCGCTCGCCTGCCAGATCGGCGACCCGTGCTGGGAGGGCTACGCGCTGCGCAGCCGAGGACGACTCGCCGCCGCCCGCGGCGACGACGCCGCGGCGCTCGAGCTCCTCACCGACGCGCCGCGTGCGCCGCGCCGCATCCCCGACACGCACGACTGGGTGCAGGGCTACGCGCTCGACGCGCTGTGCGGCTTCGCCGTGTCGCGCGGCCTGCCGAGCGCGCAGGGGTTCGCCGACCAGCTCGAGGCGTTCGCCGGGCGGCGCGGCATGGTCGAGCTGCTCGCCCGTGCGCTCCTGCACAAGGTCGCGCTCGGCTCCTCCGGTGCGGCCGAGGCCGCCGCCCTGCTCGTCCCCGAGATCGACAACCCCGCCCTGCACCGCCTCGCGGCCTCGGTCGGCGTGGTCGTCGAGGCATCCGGCGCTCTCCCGGCTCCGGCCGCCCCGACGCCGGCCGCGTAG
- a CDS encoding flavin reductase family protein yields MSELDLALSPRHPLASPPGAGATATRVDDLGLQAVVRALLAEPAHPVAVLTGRDDSGISWGLTVTSFTVVSPRPPLVVVSVPAAARSWSRIRPTGGFVLNLLADDQPEAAAAYAGPGATVARGHGVRYTIEGMPVLPGTLGALRCATTTVIRGGEHDVVLARVEAGRHDRTDAPLAAHALHAAPEPVGVR; encoded by the coding sequence ATGAGTGAACTCGACTTGGCGCTGTCGCCGCGGCATCCGCTCGCCTCCCCACCCGGGGCGGGCGCGACCGCGACCCGCGTCGACGACCTGGGGCTGCAGGCGGTCGTGCGCGCGCTGCTCGCCGAGCCCGCCCACCCGGTCGCGGTGCTCACCGGCCGCGACGACTCCGGCATCTCGTGGGGACTCACGGTGACGTCGTTCACCGTCGTGTCGCCGCGCCCGCCGCTCGTCGTCGTGAGCGTGCCCGCCGCGGCGCGCTCGTGGTCGCGCATCCGCCCGACCGGCGGCTTCGTGCTGAACCTGCTGGCCGACGACCAGCCCGAGGCCGCGGCGGCGTACGCGGGGCCCGGGGCCACGGTCGCGCGGGGCCACGGCGTGCGGTACACGATCGAGGGCATGCCCGTGCTGCCCGGCACGCTCGGCGCCCTGCGCTGCGCCACCACGACCGTGATCCGCGGCGGCGAGCACGACGTCGTGCTCGCCCGGGTCGAGGCGGGCCGGCACGACCGCACGGATGCCCCGCTGGCCGCGCACGCGCTCCACGCGGCGCCCGAACCGGTCGGGGTGCGCTGA
- a CDS encoding AzlC family ABC transporter permease, giving the protein MSVRSLHRTAPVIALPRVRPVRDGVRDALTVVIAYIPFGLALGATLVSLDVDPLVAWSSSPLLVAGAAQLVAVQLMSDGAGPVIVVLTALVVNSRHLLYSASLAPYWREWKRGTRAAGAYFLADPMYALAIARYEGHPAEDGTVRLRYYFAMALTAWAGWMTLTGAGVLLGGVLPASLPLELAAPLTFLLLLLPTLKRRPAYVAAATAGIVAIIAAPLPLGLGLIVAAAVGMFAGAFTERMQS; this is encoded by the coding sequence ATGTCCGTCCGCTCGCTCCACCGCACCGCACCCGTGATCGCCCTGCCCCGCGTGCGGCCCGTGCGCGACGGCGTGCGCGACGCGCTGACCGTCGTGATCGCGTACATCCCGTTCGGCCTGGCGCTCGGTGCGACCCTCGTATCGCTCGACGTCGACCCGCTGGTCGCCTGGTCGTCGTCGCCCCTGCTCGTCGCCGGTGCCGCGCAGCTGGTGGCCGTGCAGCTCATGTCCGACGGCGCGGGCCCGGTGATCGTCGTGCTCACGGCCCTCGTCGTGAACTCGCGGCACCTGCTCTACAGTGCGTCGCTCGCGCCGTACTGGCGGGAGTGGAAGCGTGGCACCCGCGCCGCGGGCGCGTACTTCCTCGCCGACCCGATGTACGCGCTCGCGATCGCCCGCTACGAGGGGCACCCGGCGGAGGACGGCACCGTGCGGCTCCGCTACTACTTCGCCATGGCGCTGACCGCGTGGGCCGGCTGGATGACCCTCACGGGCGCCGGCGTGCTGCTCGGCGGCGTGCTGCCGGCGTCGCTGCCGCTCGAGCTCGCCGCGCCGCTCACCTTCCTCCTGCTCCTGCTGCCGACGCTGAAGCGTCGCCCGGCATACGTCGCCGCGGCGACGGCCGGCATCGTCGCGATCATCGCGGCGCCGCTGCCGCTCGGCCTCGGCCTGATCGTCGCGGCCGCCGTCGGCATGTTCGCGGGGGCCTTCACCGAACGGATGCAGTCATGA
- a CDS encoding AzlD domain-containing protein yields the protein MTEFLTLVVVGLGTYAMRAAFLVGREAKPPALLERYLPHVAPAVLAAIAAPGLVAPAGAISLTETLPALVAAAATWLVWGKTQQMAVALIAGLGLWWLILFGVSFVS from the coding sequence ATGACCGAGTTCCTCACCCTGGTCGTCGTCGGCCTCGGCACCTACGCGATGCGCGCGGCGTTCCTCGTCGGCCGCGAGGCGAAGCCCCCGGCCCTGCTCGAGCGGTACCTGCCCCACGTCGCGCCGGCCGTGCTCGCGGCGATCGCCGCGCCCGGGCTCGTCGCTCCCGCCGGCGCGATCTCGCTCACCGAGACCCTTCCCGCCCTCGTCGCCGCCGCGGCGACGTGGCTGGTCTGGGGGAAGACCCAGCAGATGGCCGTCGCCCTCATCGCGGGTCTCGGCCTCTGGTGGCTGATCCTGTTCGGCGTCTCGTTCGTCTCCTGA
- a CDS encoding glycoside hydrolase family 3 N-terminal domain-containing protein, which translates to MTTADIATPVYLDPRHPVADRIADLLSRMSVEEKVGQMLQLDARDDVEEQVLRQHVGSILHASPERIALAHELVAQTRLRIPLLVGEDCIHGHSFFEGATIYPTQLGMAASWDADLLERVARATAEEVAPTGVHWTFSPVLCIARDLRWGRVNESFGEDPFLIGELASAMVRGYQGDGPGDDTAILATAKHFAGYSETQGGRDASEADLSPRKLRSWFLPPFERVAREGCRTFMLGYQTTDGVPITINDWLLNDVLRGEWGYTGTLITDWDNVGRMVWEQRVQPDYVHAAAAAVKAGNDMIMTTPGFFRGALEAIERGMLAESDLDRAVSRILLLKFEFGLFEDPRRPDAARIAAEVGNAAHASLNLETARRSLVLLRNDGLLPLLDGRAADASGRALPEGAPRRVAVIGPLADDAQTQLGDWAGNSGQADWLPEGHPRAMITTVVDGLRDTVPADWTVEHAEGARILTHEDDPDGAFFPDGQPRPQIVVPCEPDAALIADATAAADRADVAVVVVGDRIELVGEGRSTATLELVGDQVALLDAVAATGTPFVIVLLASKPLVLPPSADRASALVWAANPGMEGGRAIAETLLGLVEPSGRLPISFARHAGQQPTYYNQIRGQHGNRYADLTQRPAHAFGEGLTYTTVAYEELHLLGGPFGPDDVVHATVRVTNTGGRPAREVVQAYVRDEVTSVSWADKELKAFRVVELEPGESRVVSIEVPVADCTLVDARGARIIESGTFELLVGPSSRDDVLLAAPFTIAAG; encoded by the coding sequence GTGACCACGGCCGACATCGCCACCCCCGTCTACCTCGACCCGAGGCATCCGGTCGCCGACCGCATCGCCGATCTGCTCTCGCGCATGAGTGTGGAGGAGAAGGTCGGGCAGATGCTCCAGCTCGACGCCCGCGACGACGTCGAGGAGCAGGTGCTGCGCCAGCACGTCGGGTCGATCCTGCACGCCTCGCCCGAGCGCATCGCCCTCGCGCACGAGCTCGTCGCGCAGACCCGCCTGCGCATCCCGCTGCTCGTCGGCGAGGACTGCATCCACGGCCACTCGTTCTTCGAGGGCGCGACGATCTACCCGACGCAGCTCGGCATGGCCGCGTCGTGGGACGCCGACCTGCTCGAGCGCGTCGCGCGCGCCACGGCCGAGGAGGTCGCCCCGACCGGCGTGCACTGGACGTTCTCGCCCGTGCTCTGCATCGCCCGCGACCTGCGCTGGGGCCGCGTGAACGAGTCCTTCGGCGAGGACCCGTTCCTCATCGGCGAGCTCGCCTCGGCCATGGTGCGCGGCTACCAGGGCGATGGGCCCGGCGACGACACCGCGATCCTCGCGACGGCGAAGCACTTCGCCGGGTACTCCGAGACGCAGGGCGGGCGGGATGCCTCCGAGGCCGACCTCTCCCCCCGCAAGCTCCGCTCCTGGTTCCTGCCGCCGTTCGAGCGCGTGGCGAGGGAGGGCTGCCGCACCTTCATGCTCGGCTACCAGACCACCGACGGCGTGCCGATCACGATCAACGACTGGCTGCTGAACGACGTGCTGCGCGGCGAGTGGGGCTACACCGGCACCCTCATCACCGACTGGGACAACGTCGGTCGCATGGTGTGGGAGCAGCGCGTGCAGCCCGACTACGTGCACGCGGCCGCCGCGGCGGTGAAGGCCGGCAACGACATGATCATGACGACGCCCGGTTTCTTCCGCGGGGCGCTCGAGGCGATCGAGCGGGGCATGCTCGCCGAGTCGGACCTCGACCGCGCCGTCTCGCGCATCCTGCTGCTGAAGTTCGAGTTCGGCCTCTTCGAGGACCCGCGCCGGCCCGACGCCGCACGCATCGCGGCCGAGGTCGGCAACGCGGCGCACGCCTCGCTCAACCTCGAGACCGCGCGACGGTCGCTCGTGCTGCTGCGCAACGACGGGCTCCTGCCGCTGCTCGACGGTCGGGCGGCGGATGCCTCCGGCCGCGCGCTCCCCGAGGGCGCGCCGCGCCGGGTCGCCGTCATCGGCCCGCTCGCCGACGACGCGCAGACGCAGCTCGGCGACTGGGCGGGCAACTCCGGCCAGGCCGACTGGCTGCCAGAGGGGCATCCGCGTGCCATGATCACGACCGTGGTCGACGGGCTGCGCGACACCGTGCCCGCCGACTGGACCGTGGAGCACGCCGAAGGTGCCCGCATCCTCACCCACGAGGACGACCCCGACGGCGCGTTCTTCCCCGACGGCCAGCCGCGACCCCAGATCGTCGTGCCCTGCGAGCCGGATGCGGCGCTCATCGCGGACGCCACGGCGGCTGCCGATCGCGCCGACGTCGCCGTCGTGGTCGTCGGCGACCGCATCGAGCTGGTCGGCGAGGGCCGCTCGACCGCGACGCTCGAGCTCGTGGGCGACCAGGTCGCCCTGCTCGACGCCGTCGCCGCGACCGGAACGCCGTTCGTGATCGTGCTGCTCGCGTCGAAGCCGCTCGTGCTGCCGCCGTCGGCCGACCGCGCGTCGGCGCTGGTGTGGGCCGCGAACCCCGGCATGGAGGGCGGCCGCGCGATCGCCGAGACGCTGCTCGGGCTCGTCGAGCCGAGCGGGCGCCTGCCGATCTCGTTCGCCCGTCACGCCGGGCAGCAGCCGACGTACTACAACCAGATCCGCGGGCAGCACGGCAACCGGTACGCCGACCTCACGCAGCGCCCCGCGCACGCGTTCGGCGAGGGGCTGACCTACACGACGGTCGCGTACGAGGAGCTGCACCTGCTCGGCGGGCCGTTCGGGCCCGACGACGTCGTGCACGCGACGGTTCGGGTGACCAACACCGGCGGCCGGCCGGCGCGCGAGGTCGTGCAGGCGTACGTGCGCGACGAGGTCACCTCGGTGAGCTGGGCCGACAAGGAGCTGAAGGCGTTCCGCGTCGTCGAGCTCGAGCCGGGCGAGTCGCGGGTCGTGTCGATCGAGGTGCCCGTCGCCGACTGCACCCTGGTCGACGCGCGCGGTGCGCGCATCATCGAGTCCGGCACGTTCGAGCTGCTCGTCGGCCCGTCCTCCCGAGACGACGTGCTGCTGGCCGCCCCGTTCACCATCGCGGCCGGGTAG
- a CDS encoding ABC transporter permease: MDTIVNERATKRPAGIPATATIRTAEASAPGPHHRTSFRAKLGSAFAMFRNGKSIAGLSILGFFVLVAIFADVLAPYSPTALDNTARFQPPSAEHWLGTTHIGEDVLSQVIHGTRGVIVVGFLAAIIATLIAIVVGVISGYVRGWRSESLSALTNVFLVIPGLPLIIIVASMFEDPPLIVIAGVLGLIGWAWGARVLRAQTMSLRNRDFIQAARANGEPLRRIITIEMLPNLMALIAASFVGTVTAAILALTTLSYIGVIPVTTYNWGTILNWASAQGAFRQNQWWWYLPPGLCIAAIGVALSLINFGIDEYVNPRLRSAGERARAMKKKGISVNDTVTAVRAPTTEPAAADASTTTAAAATPRPETTPTTETTTTQTGATT, from the coding sequence ATGGACACCATCGTGAACGAGCGAGCGACGAAGCGCCCCGCCGGGATCCCGGCGACCGCGACGATCCGCACGGCCGAGGCATCCGCCCCCGGCCCGCACCACCGCACGAGCTTCCGCGCGAAGCTCGGCTCGGCCTTCGCCATGTTCCGCAACGGCAAGTCGATCGCGGGCCTGTCGATCCTCGGGTTCTTCGTGCTCGTGGCGATCTTCGCCGACGTGCTGGCGCCCTACTCGCCGACCGCGCTCGACAACACCGCACGCTTCCAGCCGCCGTCGGCCGAGCACTGGCTCGGCACGACCCACATCGGCGAGGACGTGCTGAGCCAGGTCATCCACGGCACGCGTGGCGTGATCGTCGTCGGCTTCCTCGCCGCGATCATCGCGACGCTCATCGCGATCGTCGTCGGCGTGATCTCGGGCTACGTGCGCGGCTGGCGCAGCGAGAGCCTGTCGGCGCTCACCAACGTGTTCCTCGTGATCCCCGGCCTGCCGCTCATCATCATCGTCGCGTCGATGTTCGAGGACCCGCCGCTCATCGTGATCGCGGGCGTGCTCGGCCTCATCGGCTGGGCGTGGGGCGCGCGCGTGCTGCGCGCGCAGACGATGTCGCTGCGCAACCGCGACTTCATCCAGGCCGCACGCGCCAACGGCGAGCCACTGCGCCGCATCATCACCATCGAGATGCTGCCGAACCTCATGGCCCTCATCGCCGCGAGCTTCGTCGGCACCGTGACCGCCGCGATCCTCGCGCTCACGACGCTGTCGTACATCGGCGTGATCCCGGTGACGACCTACAACTGGGGCACCATCCTCAACTGGGCGAGCGCGCAGGGCGCGTTCCGCCAGAACCAGTGGTGGTGGTACCTGCCCCCGGGCCTGTGCATCGCCGCCATCGGCGTCGCCCTGTCGCTCATCAACTTCGGCATCGACGAATACGTGAACCCCCGGCTGCGGTCGGCCGGCGAGCGCGCCCGCGCGATGAAGAAGAAGGGCATCAGCGTGAACGACACCGTGACCGCCGTGCGCGCCCCCACCACCGAGCCCGCGGCGGCCGACGCGTCCACCACCACGGCGGCCGCCGCGACCCCGCGCCCCGAGACCACCCCGACCACCGAGACCACCACCACCCAGACCGGAGCCACCACGTGA
- a CDS encoding ABC transporter permease has translation MTAVQPPQPTGADTDAPAGTPDAVEAGTTAHRVTKGRSRVPWRFLGGRAVFYAFTLWAAITINFFLPRMMKGDAVTQYLSRNRNVTPEAADALRSLLGLDTDKSLWQQYLDYWALLLRGDLGVSLLHGLRPVTEVISQSLPWTIGLVGFATIISFAIGTIGGAIVGWRRGSRLDALVPITTFLSTIPYFWLGLLAIAVFSVNLGWFPIGKAYGVGMSPEWSPEFIGQVIHHGTLPAATIIIASLGGWMLGMRNMMLTVLDEDYVMVAEAKGMPSNRVLWRYAARNAVLPQIQSFALSIGFIVGGTIVMEMVFSYPGVGKLLLDATNAKDYALMQGVFLVITLSVLLANLLADVAYAFLDPRTRQTEG, from the coding sequence ATGACCGCCGTCCAGCCCCCGCAGCCCACCGGCGCCGACACGGATGCCCCGGCCGGCACGCCCGACGCCGTCGAGGCCGGCACCACCGCGCACCGCGTGACGAAGGGCCGGTCGCGCGTGCCCTGGCGCTTCCTCGGCGGCCGCGCCGTGTTCTACGCCTTCACCCTGTGGGCCGCGATCACGATCAACTTCTTCCTGCCCCGCATGATGAAGGGCGACGCGGTCACCCAGTACCTCTCGCGCAACCGCAACGTCACCCCCGAGGCGGCCGACGCGCTGCGATCGCTGCTCGGCCTCGACACCGACAAGAGCCTCTGGCAGCAGTACCTCGACTACTGGGCGCTGCTGCTGCGCGGCGACCTCGGCGTCTCGCTGCTGCACGGCCTGCGCCCGGTGACCGAGGTCATCAGCCAGTCGCTGCCGTGGACCATCGGACTGGTCGGCTTCGCCACGATCATCTCGTTCGCGATCGGCACCATCGGCGGCGCGATCGTCGGCTGGCGGCGCGGCAGCCGGCTCGACGCGCTCGTGCCGATCACCACGTTCCTCAGCACCATCCCCTACTTCTGGCTCGGCCTGCTCGCGATCGCCGTGTTCTCGGTGAACCTCGGCTGGTTCCCGATCGGCAAGGCGTATGGCGTCGGCATGAGCCCCGAGTGGAGTCCCGAGTTCATCGGCCAGGTCATCCACCACGGCACCCTGCCAGCGGCGACGATCATCATCGCCTCGCTCGGCGGCTGGATGCTCGGCATGCGCAACATGATGCTCACCGTGCTCGACGAGGACTACGTCATGGTCGCCGAGGCGAAGGGCATGCCGAGCAACCGCGTGCTGTGGCGGTACGCCGCCCGCAACGCCGTGCTCCCCCAGATCCAGAGCTTCGCGCTGTCGATCGGCTTCATCGTCGGCGGCACGATCGTGATGGAGATGGTCTTCAGCTACCCCGGCGTCGGCAAGCTGCTGCTGGATGCCACCAATGCGAAGGACTACGCGCTGATGCAGGGCGTCTTCCTCGTGATCACCCTGTCGGTGCTGCTGGCGAACCTGCTCGCCGACGTCGCCTACGCATTCCTCGACCCGCGCACCCGCCAGACGGAGGGCTGA
- a CDS encoding ABC transporter ATP-binding protein, with the protein MTLLEFDSVTKVYAVRGAGHITALDDVSFTLASGQTIALVGQSGSGKSTIAKILTQLETPTSGEVRLDGAPIPRRGKALRAYRGQLRMVFQDPFASLNPYHSIRYHIQRPLRLDNVVPKAQEDAEVRRLLDRVRLDADSVIDRRPHELSGGQRQRVAIARALASRPKLLVADEPVSMLDVSIRLGVLNLLADLQREEGLGVLYITHDLATARHFSDEILVLNQGRVVERGPADDVILRPQHPYTRALRAASPDPEHFFATTQGGAR; encoded by the coding sequence ATGACGCTGCTCGAGTTCGACTCCGTCACCAAGGTCTACGCCGTGCGCGGCGCGGGCCACATCACCGCCCTCGACGACGTGAGCTTCACGCTCGCCTCCGGCCAGACCATCGCGCTCGTCGGCCAGTCCGGCAGTGGCAAGTCCACGATCGCGAAGATCCTCACCCAGCTCGAGACCCCCACGAGCGGCGAGGTACGGCTCGACGGCGCCCCCATCCCCCGTCGCGGGAAGGCGCTGCGCGCCTACCGCGGGCAGCTGCGCATGGTCTTCCAGGACCCGTTCGCGTCGCTGAACCCGTACCACTCGATCCGGTACCACATCCAGCGCCCCCTGCGACTCGACAACGTCGTGCCGAAGGCGCAGGAGGATGCCGAGGTCAGGCGCCTGCTCGACCGCGTGCGCCTCGATGCGGACTCGGTGATCGACCGCCGCCCCCACGAGCTGTCGGGCGGCCAGCGGCAGCGCGTCGCGATCGCCCGTGCGCTCGCATCGCGCCCGAAGCTGCTCGTCGCCGACGAGCCCGTCTCGATGCTCGACGTGTCGATCCGCCTGGGCGTGCTGAACCTGCTCGCCGACCTGCAGCGCGAGGAGGGCCTCGGCGTGCTCTACATCACGCACGACCTGGCGACCGCGCGTCACTTCAGCGACGAGATCCTCGTGCTGAACCAGGGCAGGGTCGTCGAACGCGGCCCCGCCGACGACGTGATCCTCCGCCCGCAGCATCCGTACACCCGTGCGCTGCGCGCGGCCTCCCCCGACCCCGAGCACTTCTTCGCGACCACCCAGGGAGGTGCACGATGA
- a CDS encoding ABC transporter ATP-binding protein yields the protein MTDTLLSVRDFSVVYDVDPPVAAVCDVSLELQRGEILGLAGESGCGKTTLAYGVQRLLKAPAVITNGRVVFHDASGEDIDVNALDADQMRRFRWDKVSMVFQGAMNSLNPVATIGSQLEDVFEVHRPGMSKGERRAAVVELLEIVKVGAQRSRSFPHELSGGMRQRVMIAMALALRPQLMVMDEPTTALDVLVQREILKQISALRHEFGFSVVFITHDLPLLLEISDRIAIMREGRIVELDTAERIWNDPQDDYTKTLLESFPRLTGERGVVLR from the coding sequence ATGACCGACACCCTGCTGTCCGTGCGCGACTTCTCGGTCGTGTACGACGTCGACCCGCCCGTCGCGGCGGTGTGCGACGTCAGCCTCGAACTCCAGCGCGGCGAGATCCTCGGCCTCGCCGGTGAGAGCGGATGCGGCAAGACGACGCTCGCCTACGGGGTGCAGCGCCTGCTCAAGGCCCCCGCCGTCATCACGAACGGCCGGGTCGTCTTCCACGACGCATCGGGCGAGGACATCGACGTCAACGCTCTCGACGCCGACCAGATGCGCCGGTTCCGCTGGGACAAGGTCTCGATGGTGTTCCAGGGCGCGATGAACTCGCTGAACCCGGTCGCCACCATCGGCTCGCAGCTCGAGGACGTGTTCGAGGTGCACCGGCCCGGCATGTCGAAGGGCGAGCGGCGCGCGGCCGTCGTCGAGCTGCTCGAGATCGTCAAGGTCGGCGCGCAGCGCTCCCGCTCCTTCCCGCACGAGCTCTCGGGCGGCATGCGCCAGCGCGTCATGATCGCCATGGCGCTCGCGCTGCGCCCGCAGCTCATGGTCATGGACGAGCCGACCACCGCGCTCGACGTGCTCGTGCAGCGCGAGATCCTCAAGCAGATCTCGGCGCTCCGGCACGAGTTCGGCTTCTCGGTCGTGTTCATCACCCACGACCTCCCACTGCTCCTCGAGATCAGCGACCGCATCGCGATCATGCGCGAGGGCCGCATCGTCGAGCTCGACACCGCCGAACGCATCTGGAACGACCCGCAGGACGACTACACCAAGACCCTGCTGGAGTCGTTCCCCCGGCTCACCGGCGAGCGCGGGGTGGTGCTGCGATGA